The Candidozyma auris chromosome 1, complete sequence genome includes a region encoding these proteins:
- the GLE2 gene encoding RNA export factor has product MSFSLNPSSTLNSASTLNSANSTSAATGQELANDVLVANGPEDSISDLSFSPQQELLAVASWDSKVRIYEVDPNSGQNQGKALFEHEGPVFSARWSSDGTKVCSGAADKQVKLFDLASQQAQQIGVHDAPVRAVRFVQCGPTNTEVVVSGSWDKTLKYWDTRSPQPISTINLPERVYCMDSAQKLLVVGCADRHVAAIDLNNPQQIAKSSQSTLKYQTRCVACYPQGNGYAIASIEGRCAIQYIDEAEQQKSGFSFRCHRKFPNGQPATTSARTVSNQEVQVYPVNSISFHPIYGTFATAGSDGTFCFWDKDARQRLKNFPNVDSPITATAFNRNGTIFAYARSYDWSQGHQNNRPDLPNEIKLHATKDDEIKQKKRR; this is encoded by the coding sequence ATGTCATTCAGTTTGAACCCTCTGTCGACGCTCAATTCGGCGTCGACTTTGAATCTGGCCAACTCCACTAGTGCTGCCACTGGTCAGGAACTTGCCAACGACGTGCTTGTGGCCAATGGGCCCGAAGACAGTATAAGTGATTTGTCGTTTTCTCCTcagcaagagcttctcGCCGTGGCCAGCTGGGACAGCAAGGTGAGAATCTACGAGGTTGATCCTAACTCGGGTCAGAACCAGGGGAAGGCGTTGTTTGAGCATGAAGGCCCCGTGTTCAGTGCTCGATGGTCCTCAGATGGAACAAAGGTTTGCAGTGGTGCTGCGGATAAGCAggtgaagctctttgacttGGCTTCTCAGCAGGCCCAGCAGATTGGTGTTCACGATGCTCCTGTGAGAGCAGTGAGGTTTGTTCAGTGTGGGCCTACCAACACCGAGGTGGTGGTGAGCGGATCGTGGGACAAAACGTTGAAATACTGGGACACAAGGTCTCCCCAGCCGATTTCCACGATCAATTTGCCAGAAAGGGTCTACTGCATGGACTCtgctcaaaagcttttggttGTCGGATGTGCTGATAGACACGTTGCTGCCATCGACCTCAACAACCCCCAGCAGATCGCCAAGTCGCTGCAGTCGACGTTGAAGTACCAGACCAGATGTGTGGCCTGTTACCCTCAAGGCAACGGGTATGCGATTGCCTCCATAGAAGGCAGATGTGCCATTCAGTACATTGATGAAGCTGAGCAGCAGAAGTCGGGGTTTTCGTTTAGATGCCACAGGAAGTTCCCCAATGGGCAGCCAGCCACAACCTCGGCACGGACCGTCAGCAACCAGGAGGTGCAAGTGTACCCTGTGAACTCGATCTCGTTCCATCCGATCTACGGTACGTTTGCCACGGCAGGGTCGGACGGAACCTTCTGTTTCTGGGATAAGGACGCCAGACAgaggttgaagaatttcCCCAATGTCGACTCCCCCATCACCGCCACTGCCTTCAACAGAAACGGTACGATCTTTGCCTACGCCAGGAGTTACGATTGGTCACAGGGACACCAGAACAACCGTCCGGACCTTCCCAACGAGATCAAGCTACATGCCACAAAAGAtgacgagatcaagcagaagaaaaggcgATGA
- the KRE5 gene encoding Kre5p, producing MLAHIWLCILVVSASSVSVKLHADWPEAPFALQLIEAVSSYNESLYAQAVRALYQRETEADDWDEDDEEGFEANQEDEGEQAALTDKSYYEAVTGNLSPVAKGMVDLNLVNKIYTPRIVAHYKHYEREVEPSLGSIEKQCAKDSFGNEITDPSASWVKYGNKIYCSDADLYALQLSKVSEKTLEFDRVVGEASKKPLLVLYGAPESPRFQSMFETLYQFSSSDKLRFTWRYVPSEGYKDRASIPGYGAVITPKEALNGTKKNSKVKYNGDLSKFLADVKQEGKPLRALDSDEYHDLSVKITALILEQPGSARYGLLEEILNNFPLYAPYLKLINNPVNFETVKSVARSNEKKGASEDSVGLYLNGASVHKLEMDLPHVVKKLKTEVELIHKMNMLGFTTEQSKLLFSKYALMSAFKEVQYRSGDRENRYAIYKHEYDASDPSSGGLVYFNNIEKDDPYDLYDINRKEAYLGREASMLQFGQVPPLRENAHELAFAIHFSSSIQVKVFFTFAKIILDRNLPQQVGVIPLVESDEDEKVAEKFYHILSVSDAKEAFALLYQYYEAGTEAEKQAVLDKVEVSEESKGKFKNYKRTVREFSLDAPSVIVNGVIHDMKSPWQTAMTKQMGNDVRLLQQKIRNGDDTGKPLKAVLFQDSKDTRNSRVSPKDLSNIRYKEISSHLLENSYSFRKINKLNDAPGTFWLIGDFNSKIILSQFAKLLEVLETYEDKSLEIRVFSISEDNSLLINFFNKYGKAPLTDHSIEKLRAETLKAKSKFYTKISPSQARLLEQHQIQLHQAGMLFNSRYFKLTEVFEPKELIELIEFEQRRRLSIFKDLTDAYPDIFRWKGIMHFKKSGYDDFAWFDLVSSVVARSFFLEDSQFQADVDRFDFSSLDFTNALNITDQNPMKFVDVLAIVNPLTDASQKIVSIIKSLKDLSFVNVQILMQPLEAVPESKSVDRFYSSAFETSLPRFNDQGAFIGSCHAAAFDALVSSTKYSSELDTPSRWLYVKGSIGDLDHDEFEPGSVHELNYTLDSLIVEGYAKDVKTAQSIATLTLEVTNGEAVFDAIVMHTLGYVQFQLKPDVWNLEIQKGSKGRQIYNLLSASDNKYDVNDLPLERTELAVFSLHGNVIHPRLQEKSEKEIARAKKEVSVGKNADVNVFSLASGKLYERFLSAMMVSVKKHTKSTVKFWLLRNFLSAEFVNRLPILADNYGFEYEFVSYKWPLWLRQQKEKFRQVWGYKILFLDVLFPNQLEKVIFVDADQIARADLQELVDTDLKGKVYGFPPMCDSREETEGYRFWKQGYWKNVLKNDLVYHISALFVVDLKQFRMHYAGDRLRTHYQKLSSDKDSLANLDQDLPNNMQRSIPIHTLHQDWLWCETWCSDETKDRAKMIDLCSDPFRKEGKLERVQRSIPEWVHYDAEIQRLQKNGLENGSTANVPHDEL from the coding sequence ATGCTAGCACATATATGGTTGTGTATCCTAGTGGTTTCGGCAAGTTCTGTGCTGGTGAAGCTTCATGCTGATTGGCCAGAGGCACCTTTCGCCCTCCAGCTCATTGAAGCTGTGAGCTCTTACAACGAGTCGCTATATGCTCAAGCAGTGAGAGCGTTGTACCAAAGAGAGACTGAAGCAGACGATTGGGACGAggacgatgaagaagggTTTGAAGCTAATCaggaagatgaaggtgaaCAAGCAGCCCTCACAGACAAATCGTACTACGAGGCAGTGACCGGAAACTTACTGCCTGTCGCTAAGGGTATGGTCGATCTCAACTTGGTAAATAAGATCTATACGCCGAGAATTGTGGCTCATTACAAGCACTACGAGCGTGAAGTTGAGCCTTCATTGGGATCAATTGAAAAGCAATGTGCTAAGGATTCGTTTGGGAATGAAATTACTGATCCCCTGGCTTCTTGGGTGAAATATGGAAACAAAATTTACTGTTCTGATGCGGATTTGTACGCATTGCAGCTCTCAAAGGTATCTGAAAAGACGTTAGAATTCGATAGAGTCgttggagaagcttcgaAGAAGCCATTGCTTGTTTTGTATGGGGCACCAGAGTCACCTAGATTTCAACTGATGTTCGAGACGTTGTATCAATTTTCCTCTTCGGATAAGCTTAGATTCACGTGGAGGTACGTGCCTCTGGAAGGTTACAAAGATCGTGCTAGTATTCCTGGCTATGGTGCAGTGATAACGCCTAAAGAAGCATTGAACggaacaaaaaaaaattccaaGGTGAAGTATAATGGCGATCTCCTGAAGTTCCTTGCTGATGTTAAACAAGAAGGGAAGCCTTTGAGAGCTCTTGATAGTGACGAGTATCACGACTTATCTGTTAAGATCACTGCTTTGATTCTTGAGCAGCCAGGGTCGGCCAGATATGGGCTTCTTGAGGAGATCTTGAACAATTTTCCTCTTTACGCACCATACCTCAAGCTTATAAACAATCCAGTGAACTTCGAAACAGTGAAGTCCGTTGCTAGACtgaatgagaagaaaggagCCTCAGAAGACTCCGTGGGTCTTTATCTAAATGGTGCTTCAGTCCATAAGCTTGAGATGGACCTCCCCCACGTTgtgaaaaaattgaaaacgGAGGTCGAACTTATCCACAAGATGAACATGCTAGGCTTTACTACCGAACAAAGCAAGTTGCTCTTCTCAAAGTATGCGCTTATGAGTGCTTTCAAGGAAGTGCAATATAGGAGTGGTGATCGTGAGAACAGATATGCTATCTATAAGCACGAATACGATGCCAGTGACCCTTCTTCGGGCGGGCTCGTCTACTTCAATAACATCGAGAAAGATGATCCTTATGATCTTTACGATATCAatagaaaagaagcttaCTTGGGAAGAGAAGCCAGTATGCTTCAGTTTGGACAGGTCCCACCACTAAGAGAAAACGCCCACGAGTTGGCCTTTGCCATTCACTTTTCGAGTTCGATTCAGGTGAAAGTGTTCTTtacttttgcaaagatcATACTTGACAGAAACCTTCCCCAACAGGTCGGTGTCATTCCGCTCGTCGAATCGGATGAGGATGAGAAAGTTGCTGAGAAATTCTATCATATCCTCAGTGTGAGTGATGcgaaagaagcttttgcaTTATTATATCAATATTACGAAGCTGGTACGGAGGCAGAAAAGCAAGCCGTTCTAGACAAAGTCGAAGTCTCTGAAGAGTCCAAAGgaaaattcaaaaactaTAAGAGAACTGTTCGGGAATTTTCTCTTGACGCACCTTCTGTCATAGTCAACGGGGTCATCCACGATATGAAATCGCCTTGGCAGACTGCCATGACTAAGCAGATGGGTAATGATGTTCGATTGTTGCAACAAAAAATTAGAAATGGCGATGACACTGGAAAACCCTTGAAAGCAGTTCTTTTTCAGGACTCCAAAGACACCAGAAACTCTCGCGTGTCACCAAAAGATCTTAGTAACATCAGGTATAAAGAGATTTCGAGTCATTTACTTGAGAACTCTTACTCTTTCAGAAAGATAAATAAACTTAATGATGCTCCAGGAACATTCTGGCTTATTGGAGATTTCAATTCCAAAATCATTTTGTCACAGTTCGCTAAGCTCCTAGAGGTCCTTGAGACCTATGAAGATAAGTCTTTGGAGATAAGGGTATTCAGTATTTCCGAGGATAATTCgttgttgatcaacttctttaATAAGTACGGCAAGGCGCCCTTGACGGACCATTCTATTGAAAAACTCAGGGCCGAGACACTTAaagcaaaaagcaaattttACACGAAAATTCTGCCTAGTCAAGCAAggcttcttgagcagcaTCAGATTCAATTGCATCAGGCGGGAATGTTGTTCAACTCTAGATACTTCAAGTTGACGGAAGTCTTTGAACCAAAAGAGCTCATTGAGTTGATTGAATTTGAACAAAGGAGACGTCTCAGCATCTTTAAAGATTTGACTGACGCTTATCCTGACATTTTTAGGTGGAAAGGTATCATGCACTTCAAGAAAAGTGGATATGATGACTTTGCCTGGTTTGATTTGGTAAGCTCAGTTGTCGCGAGATcattcttccttgaagACTCACAGTTTCAAGCTGACGTTGACCGCTTCGATTTCTCGTCTCTCGACTTTACCAACGCTCTTAACATTACAGATCAGAACCCTATGAAGTTTGTGGATGTTCTAGCGATCGTTAATCCCTTAACTGATGCGTCTCAGAAAATTGTGTCAATCATAAAGTCTTTAAAAGATTTGCTGTTTGTGAATGTGCAAATCTTGATGCAACCTCTAGAAGCTGTGCCTGAATCGAAAAGTGTTGATAGATTCTACTCCTCGGCATTTGAAACATCGCTTCCTAGATTCAATGATCAAGGAGCATTTATTGGCCTGTGTCACGCAGCTGCTTTTGATGCCCTTGTGAGCTCCACCAAATACTCATCTGAACTAGATACTCCTTCGAGATGGCTTTACGTCAAAGGTTCTATTGGTGATTTAGATCATGATGAGTTCGAGCCCGGTAGTGTACATGAGTTGAATTACACCTTGGACAGTTTGATTGTTGAAGGGTATGCTAAGGATGTTAAAACAGCTCAGTCCATCGCAACACTAACATTGGAGGTTACAAATGGCGAGGCTGTGTTTGATGCCATTGTGATGCATACACTAGGATACGTTCAGTTTCAACTTAAACCTGATGTGTGGAACCTAGAAATCCAGAAGGGCTCTAAAGGAAGACAAATCTACAATTTGCTTTCTGCCAGTGACAACAAATACGATGTTAATGACTTGCCGCTTGAACGCACGGAGTTGGCTGTTTTCTCATTACATGGCAACGTAATCCATCCAAGACTCCAAGAGAAAtcagagaaggagattgCTAGagccaagaaggaagttTCAGTCGGGAAGAATGCCGATGTCAATGTTTTCTCGCTTGCCAGTGGTAAGTTGTACGAGAGGTTCTTGTCTGCAATGATGGTATCCGTGAAGAAGCACACAAAGTCAACAGTCAAGTTCTGGCTTCTTCGCAATTTCTTGAGCGCCGAATTCGTTAACCGACTTCCCATACTCGCAGACAATTACGGGTTTGAGTACGAGTTCGTATCATACAAATGGCCCCTTTGGCTTCGccagcaaaaagaaaaatttcGCCAGGTATGGGGATACAAGATATTGTTCTTGGATGTTCTATTTCCAAATCAACTAGAGAAAGTCATATTCGTTGATGCAGATCAAATTGCTAGAGCAGATTTGCAAGAATTGGTTGACACCGATCTCAAAGGCAAGGTCTACGGGTTCCCGCCTATGTGTGATTCTAGAGAAGAGACTGAAGGCTACAGATTCTGGAAACAGGGGTACTGGAAGAATGTGTTGAAAAACGACTTGGTATACCACATAAGCGCTTTGTTTGTCGTTGACCTAAAGCAATTTAGGATGCACTATGCTGGAGACAGGCTCAGAACACACTACCAAAAGCTTTCAAGCGACAAAGACTCTCTCGCCAACCTAGACCAAGATTTGCCCAACAATATGCAAAGGCTGATTCCGATCCATACTTTACATCAGGACTGGCTCTGGTGTGAGACTTGGTGTTCTGACGAGACCAAGGATCGAGCCAAAATGATTGACTTGTGCAGCGATCCGTTCCGTAAAGAAGGCAAATTGGAGAGAGTACAGCGTCTGATTCCAGAGTGGGTCCACTATGACGCAGAAATACAAcgattgcaaaaaaatgggCTCGAAAACGGTAGTACTGCAAACGTTCCTCACGACGAACTATAG
- the MET13 gene encoding methylenetetrahydrofolate reductase (NAD(P)H) MET13 codes for MKISKKLEHAHSCSNPPPATFSFEFFVPKTSQGVQNLYDRMDRMYELNPIFIDITWNAGGRSSTLTNEMVYTAQSTLGLETCMHLTCTNMKVELIDEALKKAHASGCQNILALRGDPPLDGSESTGDFKYAKDLIRYIRKNYGDHFNIGIAAYPEGHPEEEDETKLLSYLKEKVDAGADFIITQMFYDVDNFISWCSKIRKIGVEIPIIPGIMPISTYSAFIRRAKWSQIKIPQHFLDALDPIKEDDYAVREKGTALVGEMCQKLIDSGYVNHLHFYTMNLERSTIMVLEHLNLIEHVKDNAVVGDELPWRKSLHPMRSKESIRPIFWQNRKYSYISRTSGWDEFPNGRWGDSRSPAFGDIDLSATELLRQSPKRAYELWGCPQSLQELSQIMISYLKGEIKSLPWSDGPIGDDTEVLKPALIEMNTNGIFTLNSQPALSAVKSNHEVFGWGPKNGFVYQKQYLEFFIHKDLVHTLLNRVEAHNAKDAHSVITYYAVDKSGSLLTNAHDDDINAVTWGVFPGEEILQPTIVEKISFLAWKDEVYRLLDEWVKIFHTKTITELVEEDKINAFSRLLTSFGDNFVLCNFVNNDFTSGNNIIFDLFDGLQVSSL; via the coding sequence ATGAAAAtctcgaagaagttggaaCATGCACATTCGTGCTCCAACCCGCCCCCAGCAACATTCTCGTTCGAGTTCTTCGTACCCAAAACCTCCCAAGGTGTACAGAATCTTTACGACAGAATGGACAGAATGTACGAGTTGAACCCGATCTTCATTGACATTACGTGGAACGCTGGCGGGAGATCGTCGACGTTGACAAATGAAATGGTCTACACCGCCCAGTCCACGTTGGGCTTGGAAACTTGTATGCACTTGACTTGCACAAACATGAAGGTAGAATTGATCGATGAAGCGTTGAAAAAAGCACACGCCTCGGGCTGTCAGAACATTTTGGCATTGAGAGGCGATCCACCATTGGACGGCTCGGAATCCACCGGCGACTTCAAATATGCCAAGGACTTGATCCGCTACATTCGCAAGAACTACGGGGACCATTTCAACATCGGTATAGCAGCATACCCCGAGGGCCACCCggaggaggaagatgaaaccaagttgttgagttacttgaaggaaaaggtTGACGCTGGTGCTGATTTCATCATAACACAGATGTTCTACGACGTGGACAACTTCATTCTGTGGTGTCTGAAAATTAGAAAGATCGGTGTGGAGATCCCCATTATTCCAGGCATCATGCCAATCTCGACTTACTCGGCTTTCATAAGAAGAGCTAAGTGGTCTCAGATCAAGATTCCTCAGCACTTCTTGGATGCCTTGGACCCTATCAAGGAGGACGATTACGCTGTAAGAGAGAAAGGCACTGCTTTGGTTGGGGAAATGTGCCAGAAGCTCATTGACTCTGGCTACGTGAACCACTTGCACTTCTACACCATGAATCTTGAGAGATCTACAATCATGGTGTTGGAACACCTCAACTTGATTGAACACGTCAAGGACAACGCTGTCGTCGGTGACGAATTACCATGGAGGAAATCTTTGCACCCAATGCGTTCCAAGGAATCTATTCGTCCAATTTTCTGGCAGAACAGAAAGTACTCTTACATTTCTCGTACATCCGGATGGGACGAGTTTCCCAACGGCCGTTGGGGTGACTCCAGATCGCCAGCTTTTGGTGACATTGATCTTTCTGCCACAGAGTTATTGCGCCAGTCGCCAAAACGTGCCTACGAGCTCTGGGGATGTCCTCAATCTTTACAGGAGCTCTCTCAAATCATGATCTCTTACTTAAAAGGTGAGATCAAGTCATTGCCGTGGAGTGATGGTCCAATTGGGGATGATACGGAAGTTTTGAAGCCTGCTTTGATCGAGATGAACACGAATGGTATCTTTACATTAAACTCTCAGCCTGCGTTGAGCGCTGTTAAATCAAACCACGAGGTCTTCGGCTGGGGTCCCAAGAACGGGTTCGTCTATCAGAAGCAATACTTGGAGTTTTTCATCCACAAGGACTTGGTTCACACTTTGTTGAACAGAGTGGAAGCTCACAACGCGAAAGATGCTCACTCTGTGATCACGTACTATGCCGTCGACAAGCTGGGTAGTTTGTTGACAAATGCCCACGATGATGACATCAACGCTGTCACATGGGGTGTGTTCCCCGGCGAGGAGATCTTGCAGCCTACGATTGTTGAGAAGATCTCCTTTTTGGCCTGGAAGGACGAAGTGTACCGCTTGCTTGACGAGTGGGTAAAAATCTTTCACACCAAGACCATCACAGAGCTCGTGGAGGAAGATAAAATCAACGCTTTCTCCAGGTTATTAACCAGTTTTGGTGATAACTTTGTCTTGTGCAACTTTGTCAACAATGACTTCACCAGTGGCAAcaacatcatcttcgaCCTATTTGACGGTCTTCAGGTGAGTTCGCTTTAG
- the OXR1 gene encoding Oxr1p, with translation MSIDVSDTTPVNKQPKKQPSLLGRLLRNNNRSPSPESDQSSTPESLPPLADLQLSGYAPGTKHRVLDEELASNIRNLLPPRLQLYNEWELLYSLEQHGISLNSLYRNCRPETQRKKLRKKKENSHNDQTGYAEGVIKNMVAFGDPSRNKGSRPHGYVLVVQDEHKNKFGCYMSEHPHPSEHKRYYGNGECFLWKCEWYHAEESGKRRRERRFKAFPYTGLNDNLVYSNVDFIAVGSSHGQNGLYIDKSLYSGVSYPCETFGNEILCEHVPGEKYGSFKIINLEVWRVGELDDD, from the coding sequence ATGAGTATCGACGTCTCAGACACAACCCCGGTCAATAAGCAGCCCAAGAAACAGCCCAGCTTGCTTGGGAGGCTTCTTCGCAATAATAACCGCTCGCCATCTCCCGAGCTGGATCAGTCGCTGACCCCGGAATCGTTGCCGCCGTTGGCGGACCTCCAGTTGTCGGGATACGCTCCTGGAACAAAACATCGTGTTCTTGACGAGGAATTGGCTCTGAATATTCGGAACTTGCTTCCTCCTCGCTTGCAGTTGTACAACGAGTGGGAGCTCTTGTACTCCTTGGAGCAGCACGGCATCTCGCTCAACTCTCTATATCGCAACTGCCGCCCAGAAAcgcaaagaaaaaagctcaggaaaaagaaggagaactCTCATAATGACCAGACTGGGTACGCTGAAggtgtcatcaagaacatggTTGCTTTTGGTGATCCGTCTCGTAACAAGGGTAGTAGACCCCATGGCTACGTTCTCGTCGTCCAGGATGAGCACAAGAACAAGTTCGGCTGCTATATGAGCGAACACCCGCACCCGCTGGAACATAAGCGGTACTACGGCAACGGAGAGTGTTTTTTGTGGAAATGTGAGTGGTACCATGCGGAAGAACTGGGCAAAAGGCGAAGAGAACGCAGGTTCAAGGCATTTCCTTACACGGGACTCAACGACAACTTGGTCTACTCCAACGTCGATTTCATAGCTGTGGGCTCCTCCCACGGGCAGAACGGTCTATATATCGATAAGTCGCTTTATTCTGGGGTGTCTTATCCGTGTGAAACGTTCGGCAATGAAATCTTATGTGAGCACGTTCCAGGAGAAAAGTATGgctccttcaagatcatTAATCTTGAAGTATGGAGGGTAGGCGAGCTAGATGATGACTGA
- the DCG1 gene encoding Dcg1p: MPSILIINPNSSVSVSENLRRTVTAPPNSTLHFYTAPSTAPPEITGHETSALSEQAALPDILEKRLLDQHDAFLVACYSDHPLVASLAKHTQKPVLGIMQATLLYVYASARLHKSFVLTSTSGWLPLLDEAITRFSGTGFFPENKFYRSKALDVSVLDLADPSELAKITDKVSAYLCELQGVDCVLLGCAGMAGLDKKLAEKFPGVKFVDSVKAGVEFAVAMTRMP; encoded by the coding sequence ATGCCCTCgatcctcatcatcaaccCCAACTCATCCGTCAGTGTCTCAGAAAACCTCCGTCGAACCGTGACCGCCCCGCCCAACTCCACCTTGCACTTCTACACGGCTCCTTCAACAGCTCCTCCAGAGATCACCGGCCACGAGACTCTGGCACTCTCTGAACAGGCTGCGCTTCCAGACATCTTGGAAAAACGCCTTCTTGACCAGCACGACGCGTTCCTCGTCGCGTGCTACTCAGATCACCCGTTGGTGGCCTCGTTGGCCAAACACACGCAGAAACCTGTGCTAGGCATAATGCAAGCGACGCTTTTGTATGTGTATGCCAGCGCCCGGTTGCACAAGCTGTTCGTGTTGACCAGCACCAGCGGGTGGTTGCCGTTGCTCGACGAGGCGATCACGAGATTCTCGGGCACGGGCTTTTTCCCAGAGAATAAATTCTATAGGTCCAAAGCGCTTGACGTGCTGGTTTTGGACTTGGCTGACCCCTCGGAGTTGGCGAAAATCACCGATAAAGTGAGCGCTTATTTGTGCGAACTCCAGGGCGTCGATTGTGTGTTGCTCGGGTGCGCAGGCATGGCTGGGCtcgacaagaagttggcagaAAAGTTTCCGGGCGTGAAATTTGTCGACAGCGTCAAGGCCGGCGTGGAGTTTGCCGTGGCAATGACCAGGATGCCGTAA
- the DDC1 gene encoding Ddc1p — translation MSFVAAIDSSKNISVWSRAVNALAQVSDQIKFTITATGLTLSAVNPSRTSHGDISFQKHFFREFSFDTANIMVSGFRAGELDPNASSYSCIVSTKHMVVLFKNLDAGGLSYICLRLDCHQNVPRNKEFKILVEILTRKMIVKKYSMNYQPVLPQEVLIPRLYKKDYDLGKCKHLKMETGTMKSFLDIVPVSTEDFMIDVKSTKISFVAHTKQVVKDRELLKQPMSITISMSIDELMESNLDGVTASINFRLKDFRTFITCCASMRDMAHYDDDLLPEASFEAYFKGNGNPVVLEHTSGPVTATLVLITASAGEPLENDDNRDKYVLHGHAIQRAPEREIPEPVRHKNASASGRLTNIGTPPRREPSIEPDSNHSFQTSSMGDIVTYGKRGSTPVEIPHKRAKVLDGDTDYSTSGEDDGGEQVFGPTQHNNKPTSLFE, via the coding sequence ATGTCATTTGTCGCCGCTATAGACAGCTCCAAAAACATCAGCGTGTGGTCTCGTGCGGTCAATGCATTGGCCCAGGTTCTGGACCAAATCAAGTTCACCATCACCGCAACTGGCCTAACGCTTCTGGCGGTGAACCCGTCAAGAACAAGCCATGGAGACATTTCGTTTCAAAAGCACTTTTTTCGGGAATTTCTGTTTGACACGGCAAACATCATGGTTTCTGGCTTTCGTGCTGGCGAGCTAGACCCAAACGCTCTGTCGTACTCATGCATTGTGTCTACAAAGCACATGGTGgtgctcttcaagaacctAGACGCTGGAGGGCTCAGTTACATCTGCCTCCGGCTCGACTGCCACCAGAACGTTCCAAGAAACAAGGAGTTCAAGATATTGGTCGAGATCTTGACGCGGAAGATGATTGTCAAAAAATACCTGATGAACTACCAACCGGTGCTACCGCAGGAAGTGCTTATTCCACGCTTGTACAAAAAGGACTACGATTTGGGGAAGTGCAAACACCTAAAGATGGAGACGGGCACCATGAAGTCGtttcttgatattgttCCTGTGTCCACGGAGGATTTCATGATCGATGTGAAGCTGACCAAGATTCTGTTCGTGGCTCACACTAAGCAGGTGGTGAAGGACCgggagttgttgaagcaaCCCATGCTGATAACGATTCTGATGAGTATCGACGAGTTAATGGAGCTGAACTTGGACGGGGTCACTGCGTCAATCAACTTCCGTCTCAAGGACTTCCGTACTTTTATCACCTGCTGCGCTTCGATGCGAGATATGGCCCACTACGACGATGACTTGCTACCCGAAGCGCTGTTTGAGGCGTACTTCAAGGGGAATGGAAACCCCGTAGTTCTAGAGCACACGTCAGGGCCGGTAACAGCTACTCTTGTCCTAATTACCGCCAGTGCGGGCGAGCCACTAGAGAATGATGATAATCGTGACAAGTATGTTCTTCACGGGCATGCCATACAGCGGGCTCCCGAGAGAGAGATACCAGAGCCTGTTAGACATAAAAATGCATCTGCATCTGGCCGTCTCACGAATATCGGGACTCCTCCTCGGCGAGAACCGAGCATTGAGCCTGATTCCAACCACTCGTTTCAAACAAGCTCCATGGGTGACATTGTCACCTACGGAAAGCGCGGCTCGACCCCTGTGGAAATTCCACACAAGAGAGCTAAAGTTCTCGATGGAGACACTGACTACAGCACATCCGGTGAGGACGATGGCGGTGAGCAGGTGTTTGGCCCTACTCAGCACAACAACAAGCCTACATCGTTGTTCGAATGA
- a CDS encoding pyruvate transporter MPC1: protein MSFKNIFNKQNLRYIFTTHFWGPVSNFGIPVAAIMDLKKDPDLISGPMTGSLILYSLVFMRYSVAISPKNYLLFGCHFANECAQLAQGYRWVDHHYFSKKKVEAASS, encoded by the coding sequence ATGTCGTTCAAAAACATATTCAACAAGCAGAATTTGCGGTATATCTTCACCACCCACTTCTGGGGCCCGGTGTCGAATTTCGGAATCCCCGTGGCGGCAATTATGGACTTGAAAAAAGACCCAGACCTTATTTCTGGACCAATGACAGGCTCGTTGATATTGTACTCGTTAGTTTTCATGAGATACTCCGTGGCCATCAGTCCCAAAAATTATTTGTTGTTTGGGTGCCATTTTGCCAATGAGTGTGCCCAGTTAGCGCAAGGGTACAGATGGGTCGACCACCACTACTTcagcaagaaaaaggtCGAGGCAGCATCCTCATAA